The Styela clava chromosome 11, kaStyClav1.hap1.2, whole genome shotgun sequence genome includes the window TATTTGAGTTTGGCTTTATGAAATATGTTGTATGTCCGAAAGCAACGTTTCACGGGTAGGATTTGTGTTGCTTTAGGCAGAAATTCTACTTTGTGTTTTAAtgtagtattactaatattatttgattattCGGTATTATTTTAATACTATTTGGGCACACATTTCTACAAAACAATGCGAGTTGTGCGTAACACTAGACTAGGGGTTCATTGCAGTAAAACTACAACGTTGCATAATTATCCGTAAGCACGACTCTTGAAATACTTACTCATGCTACAGCGTCCTTGTATTATAAGCATAATATACGTATTCACCAGCACAAATAGAATGAAAGTAGGTAGTGAGTCTCGCACAAGCCCAATCGATGGCAGAAAAACGCCTATTATTCCGCCACGCTTGTCGATTATTACAGCAAACCCAGTCAGTGCTAACTTTATCGGAAAGACCTTGCCAAAATAAAACGCTCGCCACCgctcaaaataaataatagtgGATATCCAGTTAGGTTGGTAATACAGATTGCGCtcgaaattcaaattattactaaccCGAATCCTAACATTAGCATCACTAATTTGTTCTTTTGGAACCTAGCgaggtgtttttctcaaatcttatATTTTGCATtggtggcgggagctttgtacaaaagaacCCTGTACAGTGTCGGTGAGTcatattttcgattttatattttcattttggcCGTTCTTTTCTGGTGGTTGGTGTCGTGGTTTGACGAGAACCATTCAATAATCCTTCCCGACTTTCAACTGATGACAATGTTTACTTTCACCCATTGTTGAACTTGGATGATATATAGTGTCGTGACAATGACAATTGTTCCTACCTTTTTGTGATGAAATAATCCTGTCTGAGATTTTTTTCATGTCCGATTGTACTTGAGAATCGTGAGAAAGTCGTGACGCCACAATGATCAAAAGATGACTAAAACAACAACATGTGAATTGCTATGATTGTGACATTTGAATTCATTTATGTGACGTAACAGACACACTCGAAAAAGGGTTTATCGGCGAATAATTCGATCAAATGTGGGTCGCCAGTTGTTGAGATGTCGCGAATTTCGCACGGTAGTAGAATTTAGAGTGGACGAAAATCAGGCCAATACGGTTACCTGAAGGTGTTCGGAGTAGATATGGATGGCGATTAGAAGATGGTTGTGATAGAGCAACGATGGGAAGAATTTCTTCGTTATTGGAGGGAGAGGGGGGgcgtatttttgatatataGTGGGGTAGTTTCACATTCTAGGGGTTCTGCAAGTTTAAATGTAAATCTTTTTTatgatatgtatatatttttttattgtattcagatataatatatttatataatacacAGTTGAACTCAGGTAGAAAATATCTAGCacgtggggggggggggggggggggtcattATCTATGAGGGTAGGGTTCCACGCATAAAATCAGGCCGCTGTGGTTCCATTTAGCAtcagaattgaaaaatgaagaaaaggtCCTAAATTATAGGCTTCATATATGGCTTAGCTCATTTTCTGCCTCTGTGTTAGACGCAGTAATACTGTGACGAGATTAAAAAAACATTAACGGATATTTACGTATTTTTTTAGCAGTACGTATGAGCATGTTGAGAGTTTGAGAACAATAGATTATTGTCAGTGAATCCGCATGCACTGGACTGAAGGATTTTCTATTAAATGGTTGATTAGCGTGACAACATCTACTCTCACTCCGCCTATATGTCAGAAGATCTGTGTGCATTGACTGCAAGAATACTGTAATCAAACGACTGTTTTTAGTGgttcatttttataaattgttcACACGGAAAAGTCTGATTTGGGTGGAGGATTTTAAATCACCCAATACCAAGGCTTCCTGTGGAAACCTAATCGATATcgatttttaattatttcttcGTAGTGCTTATGTGTTAGTAGATACGTATGCACTAACCGCAAGGATAATATAACAATAATCAAAACTGCAATATTGGGTGGTTGAAAGATCTTTATCACACGTCTCGTTTGGCCAAAGCGTTCCAGATTGATATGGTCATTTCGAGTTCACCAAAAATCAATCAAAGCTGTATATTGGAAGTAATGATCATAACGATTTTTGCGATAATTTAAGACGGGCGTATCTGCAAATGATAGCAACGCGAAATGGAATGATTGAATTTGACGGACGAGTGGGTAGGCGGGTTTCAATAAATACATAGGTCAATCTAGAGCTCTTTTCTTCAATCTATGTTaatcaagagtcttgctgcacacaaacacaaatgtatttctataaCGTGGTCAGATATTCTCTATAGTAGTATTATGCAGacctgtatatattatattccaAGTCAGCGATCAATATTCGGATCGCAGGCCAAATGCGGCTCGCGGACAAAATTTTGTGTCTCTCAAACAGTTGCACTTTTAAAACATAAATTGctcaaaaatttattgtttttgtcgACATTCCAGAAAACAAGCGAACGAGGCGGTGACGTggtttaaataatatatttgcaataaattcacAGTTGGTAATCATTAAAATAGCATATTAGGACATCGATAAATAATTATCAACATGCGGGAAAGAAGAGCTTGTCGCACGGCGTCCATTCCTTCGAAGAGCAGGGTTCGAAGTGCTGGCAATGAGATGCGTGGATCTTTGGTTGTTCGTAAATTACATGGCGTGACGTCACCACTAGGTATGACGTCATCGATGGATGGAGTGGTTCTTCCAAACGGCGAAGCTTTATCCAATATGAGCTCTTCGAGATTGAGAGAGGATTTGAAACATAAATTAAGGTCAGTTgccaaaaatatacatttacttTAACTAAGCGGTTCCTCAAGATCTTTGATACATTCCTTCctttcctaatttttccaacTATTCATTCCATCTTACTATGAATGGAAACTTCGTTTTGTTTGCTGTTAAATCATTAGTGATGAGCGCAACTCGCAACTTTTGTacattttgaatagtttataatgtCCGCGTTAAAATACGTATATCAGTAATACGTACATCAGTAATACTAAATAAGCCGTCATTGGTAATACTACACCAGAGTTTCCCAACCCGTGGCCCCCCAAGAGGGCCATGGAGCGGTTGGAAGTACCACAATTCTagacgcaaaactgattttacttttcccttCACAAGAAAACTGCCCGTGCTTCCAAGTTTCATTGCCTGACAACGTTATCTGAAGGATGTTTTCACTTTATTAagcgtgaattgtttgaacctaatggaattcggaatataacaatgaaaataacacaattaAAAATATCGTAATGACAAACAGGGATCCACGAGGGCTAAGGACCTCCGGAATTAGGCCACGagctaaaaaaaaaaggttgaggaCCAATTAAATACAGAAAAAACTTTCTCTCCAAAAATGGTAAAATAGCTACCCGGCTAAATGTTGCATTACCTTTTCTACAAATTATACTTATTTGGATGAGCGTACCCTTGTACTTTGCCAGGGTCGGCCTTCACTACAGTGGGGTCCAGTCGGAGAATAAATAATAATCTtgtgatgaaattgaattagcgCCACCTAATATGGCCAACGTGGCACCATCGCCGAGCGATCTGAAATGTTAATAGTCGGGTGGCAAAGTTTGGGGGTTTTATTTGGTTAGCGTGCGTCAAGGTTGCTACATCTTGTGAAttgttctttttcttgttttagtatAGTTGTAATCTTTAAGTTAATAAAAGCCTGGAAAACAGTTTAAATGAGTTTTCCTCGAATGGTTTCGCTACAAAGCTTCTACATTTAACACTTTTTAATTGGATACGGAATCACGATTAAGATACGTCACGAGCCTTGTGTGCAGAATAAAGTGCTGATCAATACacgataataatttgaatttcatgatATACACCCAGAATTAGCGCGGGACGGGTCAGTGGATTGCAGTGGTTTAATTAAGGTCGGTTCTATATTTGGCAATACCCCTTAACACTTACTTGCCCTACCTACGTACGTCTCCAGTCCAGTGAGATTATGCAAGAAAATAGGGGAGAGACAGAAATACTTATCAAAAcacgacaatttttttttatgagcCCGCGATAGATGATAAATGCACGATATTGCAAGTTGTATTTCTTTATCAACGTTGATGTTAGCATTTCATCATTTATTAGGTGCgggaagataaaaaaaataatttcatggaaatggattggtattttgCGACGCATTTATTATCTGACGTACAAGAACGTCGTGACGCACAGTTTAAGAATTACAATGTTAGACTGCGAATAATCAAGAAAGGGCCCTTCTATATTTTCAACCATAATTGAAAGATTTGAAGAGCTCTAGAAGAACCTCTTAAGAATGAGTTTGTATGTGGGGAATTTATACTTTAAATAGTATAAGTACTCTTTTATAAAGTCATGCTTTTGTGTTGCAATGACGTCACCAGTCGTGACGTAACAGAGTATTTGACGAATTTTCTCCTTAATTGGCTGTCATTGATCTTTGATCATAGCTAGTGTAATCAGTTGTGATCACCGTACTCCTGAAGGCTCTGCCCTAACCTGACTATATGGATACTAGTATGTTAATGCCCCAccactaatttttgatttgttgtcTGTTACTGTTTTTATCTCAGGTTAGGTAGAATGAGTTAGTTTTTGTCTCACTTTCAACTTCTCCTAACCTAACCAGAATCAAACAAAAAGGACCACGAATTAGTGTGCAGAGCATCCCTAGAGGCGGATTTTTTTATTTAGGGAATACGTCACAATATCCGACTTTGATATACAAGTTAAAATCTCCATAACCCTATCCCCAGGCTCAATTTACACTAGCAAGCTCACAATCTCATGAATATCTTATTATGTTTACAGTAACGTCGAATACGACCAACGATCACTCGAACTGCTAGTCAGGCTTCTAAGGACAGGACCATTCGTTCGCGAAGTCGTTAATGACGAAAACAGGTGAGACGAAAATCAAAATTCTTTCTATTCGACAAAGTCTACCCAGTGGCATTTACGCGCCCTGTGGCATTTGAACCAGAatagaataatatttatatatttatcccgtggAGAGGAAACCCGATAAAACGGCCTAAttgtatggcgaaccacggcctctcgtccggttaccagtccatatcgagtatggaattagttattaggatatttgttttcggaaacatggacttgatggtagaggaagccgtaacataTCGGCGTGAAACCACCCTACGGCTACGAAGGGTCCAGCAatgctctcgcacataaccattttGCATGGTATTCAAACCTgcaataggatttacataaatATTCCgggaagaaagccgataagacggtttgATCATGGCATAGCACGGCCTCTCAGGTAAAGGTTCGGTGGCGAGCgttttcctaacgcttagcacgatacgCCACACTGCTGAGCATTTGGAATTCAAACCTGCGATGTTGCGATGGCAAGCGCGTTGCTAACCCTTAGTATGATGCACCAACCAACGATCCTGAGCAGAAGAACCATGTACTATACCATCAATTACCAAAAACATTCTAAAAAAACTGAGCCAACTTTATTTGTGCACTTACATAACTCCCCAAGCTCTAGTTTACACCATCACACATTGACATGGTCTTGCTCGCATCACTCATCATTGTTTTACTTATACCAATACAGAGCTACCGAGGGGATCAATAAGCAGGAGTTCACTGAGTGTTGTGGGTTCGCCAATTTTGAATCTTTTTACCACTAATAGGAAATTCTAAATATGTGattcaaagtattttttttttgaacactAAATAATTCGCTGTTTGcgtttttgttttgtgtgttgactgtttttgagAGCATTggcttcatttattatatggGCCTACATGTTTACTCGTGATTAGTCAGTTAGTGTTTTCCTGATAATCTTTTTTATAATTGTCTGAGCGCAGAATGTGTCTTGATTCACTGTATCACATTTTCAACAATGCCAAATCAATGTAATTTTCATGGTTT containing:
- the LOC144429552 gene encoding uncharacterized protein LOC144429552 isoform X2; this translates as MRERRACRTASIPSKSRVRSAGNEMRGSLVVRKLHGVTSPLGMTSSMDGVVLPNGEALSNMSSSRLREDLKHKLSNVEYDQRSLELLVRLLRTGPFVREVVNDENRATEGINKQEFTECCGFANFESFYH
- the LOC144429552 gene encoding uncharacterized protein LOC144429552 isoform X1, encoding MRERRACRTASIPSKSRVRSAGNEMRGSLVVRKLHGVTSPLGMTSSMDGVVLPNGEALSNMSSSRLREDLKHKLSNVEYDQRSLELLVRLLRTGPFVREVVNDENRWIRDIHSKEDDYKSHDICLLGFDRHQHQHLWTIHLKMDPYDTKLQLAEI
- the LOC144429552 gene encoding uncharacterized protein LOC144429552 isoform X3; translated protein: MRERRACRTASIPSKSRVRSAGNEMRGSLVVRKLHGVTSPLGMTSSMDGVVLPNGEALSNMSSSRLREDLKHKLSNVEYDQRSLELLVRLLRTGPFVREVVNDENRAQRNFNLLKNLSYLNKEDN